From the Lepidochelys kempii isolate rLepKem1 chromosome 2, rLepKem1.hap2, whole genome shotgun sequence genome, one window contains:
- the LOC140906013 gene encoding C-C chemokine receptor type 8-like produces the protein MMNYSTESNLLSTFYDDYYPELGSVCSTQNIKIFGSVFFPFLYCVVFVFGLVGNSLVICVLIVCKKLTNMTDVYLLNLAISDLLFVLSLPFLAHYASDQWTFGNAMCKTICGVYYIGFYSSIFFITLMSIDRYLAIVHAVYARRVRTTMLSIVISLAVWSVAILASIPNIFFIQELNEDGIMKCAPYYQDNRAAWKLVTNSKVNVLGLLIPLGILIFCYSHILKNLQRCMNRNKYKAMKLVFVVVVVFFLFWAPFNIALFLDSLRSLHIIDDCETSKSLDLALQVTETISFIHCCLNPVIYAFVGEKFKKYLQEILRKHARFLLICKDHNVFQSHYSTSLMRTQSSHSSVIDPVM, from the coding sequence ATGATGAATTATTCAACTGAGTCAAATCTTCTCTCCACTTTTTATGATGATTATTATCCTGAGTTGGGCTCCGTCTGCAGCACACAGAATATCAAGATCTTTGGATcagtattttttccatttctttactGTGTGGTGTTCGTGTTCGGCCTGGTGGGAAACAGCTTGGTCATTTGCGTTCTGATAGTTTGCAAGAAACTGACCAACATGACTGATGTTTATTTGCTGAACCTTGCCATCTCTGACCTGCTTTTTGTTTTATCCCTCCCTTTCCTGGCTCATTATGCTTCAGACCAATGGACTTTTGGAAATGCAATGTGTAAAACAATATGTGGAGTTTACTACATTGGCTTCTACAGCAGCATATTCTTCATAACCCTCATGAGCATAGACAGGTATTTAGCTATCGTCCATGCTGTGTATGCTCGGAGAGTTCGAACAACCATGCTCAGCATTGTTATAAGCCTTGCCGTTTGGTCAGTGGCCATTTTAGCTTCAAtaccaaatattttctttatcCAAGAACTGAATGAAGATGGCATTATGAAGTGTGCTCCTTATTACCAGGATAATAGGGCTGCTTGGAAACTTGTAACCAATTCTAAAGTCAATGTTTTGGGTCTCTTGATCCCGCTTGGCATTCTCATTTTCTgctactcccacatcttgaaaaaTCTGCAGAGATGCATGAACCGAAACAAGTATAAAGCAATGAAGCTGGTTTTCGTTGTTGTGGTTGTGTTTTTCCTCTTCTGGGCACCCTTCAACATTGCACTTTTTCTAGACTCTTTGCGAAGCCTGCACATCATAGATGACTGCGAGACAAGCAAAAGCCTAGACCTGGCCCTGCAGGTGACTGAAACCATCTCCTTCATCCACTGCTGCCTGAACCCAGTGATCTATGCTTTTGTGGGTGAAAAGTTCAAGAAATACCTTCAGGAAATACTCAGAAAGCATGCAAGATTCTTATTGATTTGCAAAGACCACAATGTCTTTCAGAGTCACTATAGTACCTCTCTCATGCGCACCCAGTCCTCACATTCTTCTGTGATTGACCCTGTCATGTAA
- the CCR8 gene encoding LOW QUALITY PROTEIN: C-C chemokine receptor type 8 (The sequence of the model RefSeq protein was modified relative to this genomic sequence to represent the inferred CDS: deleted 2 bases in 1 codon), translating to MNYSTESNLLSTFYDDYYPELGSVCSTQNIKIFGSVLFFHFYCVVFVFGLVGNSLVIFVLIVCKKLMCMTDVYLLNLAICDLLFVLSLPFLSHYASDQWTFGNAMCKTICGVYYIGFYSSIFFITLMSVDRYLAIVHAVYARRVRTTMLSIVISLAVWSVAILASIPNIFFIQELNEDGIMKCAPYYQDNRAAWKLVTNSKVNVLGLLIPLGILIFCYSHILKNLQRCMNRNKYKAMKLVFVVVVVFFLFWAPFNIALFLDSLRSLHIIDDCETSKSLDLALQVTETISFIHCCLNPVIYAFVGEKFKKYLQEILRKHARFLLICKDHNVFQSHYSTSFMRTQSSHSSVM from the exons ATGAATTATTCAACTGAGTCAAATCTTCTCTCCACTTTTTATGATGATTATTATCCTGAGTTGGGCTCCGTCTGCAGCACACAGAATATCAAGATCTTTGGATCAGtattatttttccatttc tactGTGTGGTGTTCGTGTTCGGCCTGGTGGGAAACAGCTTGGTCATTTTCGTTCTGATAGTTTGCAAGAAACTGATGTGTATGACTGATGTGTATTTGCTGAACCTTGCCATCTGTGACCTGCTTTTTGTTTTATCCCTCCCCTTCCTGTCTCATTATGCTTCAGACCAATGGACTTTTGGAAATGCAATGTGTAAAACAATATGTGGAGTTTACTACATTGGCTTCTACAGCAGCATATTCTTCATAACCCTCATGAGCGTAGACAGGTACTTAGCTATCGTCCATGCTGTGTATGCTCGGAGAGTTCGAACAACCATGCTCAGCATTGTTATAAGCCTTGCCGTTTGGTCAGTGGCCATTTTAGCTTCAAtaccaaatattttctttatcCAAGAACTGAATGAAGATGGCATTATGAAGTGTGCTCCTTATTACCAGGATAATAGGGCTGCTTGGAAACTTGTAACCAATTCTAAAGTCAATGTTTTGGGTCTCTTGATCCCACTTGGCATTCTCATTTTCTgctactcccacatcttgaaaaaTCTGCAGAGATGCATGAACCGAAACAAGTATAAAGCAATGAAGCTGGTTTTCGTTGTTGTGGTTGTGTTTTTCCTCTTCTGGGCACCCTTCAACATTGCACTTTTTCTAGACTCTTTGCGAAGCCTGCACATCATAGATGACTGCGAGACAAGCAAAAGCCTAGACCTGGCCCTGCAGGTGACTGAAACCATCTCCTTCATCCACTGCTGCCTGAACCCAGTGATCTATGCTTTTGTGGGTGAAAAGTTCAAGAAATACCTTCAGGAAATACTCAGAAAGCATGCAAGATTCTTATTGATTTGCAAAGACCACAATGTCTTTCAGAGTCACTATAGTACCTCTTTCATGCGCACCCAGTCCTCACATTCTTCTGTCATGTAA